In Anas acuta chromosome 5, bAnaAcu1.1, whole genome shotgun sequence, a single window of DNA contains:
- the ISM2 gene encoding isthmin-2 isoform X1 gives MRLPPGLARGVGRRSPLLPRPPRPHTGRCSQPAASAAPAGEPRACSAGGGREPCAFFGGLFLCLVFFFFSHFPEKGRPRRRPAVPGGVRAEPEPEPEPGGMPLVRGKVVLLLGFVFLTTLLAALRGLPVRRQRGSSPRERSPKLAEVSASSDPRAAGDEELPPSGKARGLRRSGQAGPRRHRRRGAAQQVARSPAVPQPGGAGREESLPFVLDLQSLPGLANVDLSAQNPNIQVTIEVVDDPQAEMEMDLLKETSNDWSLTSSEWLSHKDLFWPLFWEYTDPTEEEEEEEEEEEEDDNLDVGDREEEEEEEEEEEEEEEEEEDYTTADYEEEESMLSGVGGDWDQRWARQKNWIFKEKYNYDYEDEEEWSPWSPCSVTCGSGNQKRTRSCGYACTATESRTCDLPRCPGAEGEMVFPTEETPFRSDNTTELFNSDVDSCEKWLNCKSDFLTKYLSKVLTDLPSCPCSYPLEAVYSAVNLRDERQGKSFRWRDASGPKERLDIYKPTARFCLRSMLSLDSTTLAAQHCCYDEHTRLITRGKGAGVPNLISTEFSPELHYKVDMLPWILCKGDWSRYHAVRPPNNGQRCADNPAEEEYLSQLQEAKEY, from the exons ATGAGGCTGCCGCCGGGATTAGCACGGGGGGTGGGGAGGCGAAGCCCTCtcctcccccggcccccccgcccgCACACGGGGCGCTGCAGCCAGCCCGCAGCATCGGCGGCACCGGCAGGCGAGCCCCGAGCGTGCTCGGCCGGCGGTGGGAGGGAGCCCTGcgctttttttggggggttatttctctgccttgtttttttttttttttcccactttcccGAGAAGGGACGGCCCCGGCGGCGGCCGGCCGTGCCCGGCGGGGTGCGCGCCGAGCCCGAGCCCGAGCCCGAGCCGGGCGGGATGCCGCTGGTCAGGGGGAAAGTGGTGCTGCTCCTCGGCTTTGTCTTCCTGACAACCCTGCTGGCCGCCCTGAGGGGGCTGCCCGTCAGGAGGCAGCGCGGCAGCAGCCCGAGGGAGAGGAGCCCCAAGCTGGCCGAG GTCTCTGCCTCGTCTGACCCCCGTGCTGCTGGGGACGAGGAGCTGCCGCCATCGGGCAAGGCGCGGGGCCTGCGGCGGAGCGGGCAGGCGGGCCCACGGCGGCACCGGCGTCGTGGAGCTGCTCAGCAGGTGGCGAGGAGCCCGGCGGTGCCCCAGCCCGGCGGTGCCGGCCGGGAGGAGAGCCTGCCCTTCGTGCTGGACCTGCAGAGCTTGCCCGGGCTGGCCAACGTCGACCTTAGTGCCCAGAACCCCAACATCcag GTGACCATTGAAGTAGTGGACGATCCTCAGGCTGAGATGGAGATGGACTTGTTGAAGGAGACGAGCAATGACTGGTCCTTGACATCGTCTGAGTGGCTGTCCCACAAGGACCTCTTCTGGCCTCTTTTCTGGGAATACACTGACCCcactgaggaagaagaggaggaggaggaagaggaggaagaggatgacAATCTGGATGTAGGggacagggaggaggaggaggaagaggaagaggaggaagaagaggaggaggaagaggaggaagattACACAACAGCAGACTATGAGGAGGAGGAGTCCATGCTCAGTGGAGTAGGAGGTGACTGGGACCAGCGGTGGGCTAGGCAGAAGAACTGGatctttaaggaaaaatataattatg ACTATGAAGATGAGGAAGAATGGAGCCCGTGGTCCCCTTGCAGCGTCACCTGTGGCAGCGGCAACCAGAAGAGGACCCGGTCCTGTGGCTATGCCTGCACAGCAACAGAGTCAAGAACCTGCGACCTGCCACGCTGCCCTG gagcagagggagaaatGGTCTTCCCCACAGAGGAGACTCCTTTCAGAAGTGACAACACCACGGAGCTGTTCAACTCGG ATGTGGACAGCTGCGAGAAGTGGCTGAACTGCAAGAGCGACTTCCTCACCAAGTACCTCAGCAAAGTGCTGACGGACCTGCccagctgcccctgctcctACCCGCTGGAGGCCGTTTACAGCGCTGTCAACCTGCGGGATGAGCGGCAGGGAAAGAGCTTCCGCTGGCGGGATGCCAGCGGCCCCAAGGAGCGCCTGGACATCTACAAGCCGACGGCGCGCTTCTGCCTGCGCTCCATGCTCTCTCTGGACAGCACAACGCTGGCggcccagcactgctgctatGACGAGCACACCCGCCTCATCACCCGGGGCAAGGGTGCCGGCGTCCCCAACCTCATCAGCACCGAGTTCTCCCCAGAGCTGCACTACAAGGTGGACATGCTGCCCTGGATCCTCTGCAAGGGCGACTGGAGCCGGTACCATGCCGTGCGGCCGCCCAACAATGGGCAGCGGTGTGCCGACAACCCGGCCGAGGAGGAGtacctctcccagctgcaggaggccaAGGAGTACTAG
- the ISM2 gene encoding isthmin-2 isoform X2, with product MEVSASSDPRAAGDEELPPSGKARGLRRSGQAGPRRHRRRGAAQQVARSPAVPQPGGAGREESLPFVLDLQSLPGLANVDLSAQNPNIQVTIEVVDDPQAEMEMDLLKETSNDWSLTSSEWLSHKDLFWPLFWEYTDPTEEEEEEEEEEEEDDNLDVGDREEEEEEEEEEEEEEEEEEDYTTADYEEEESMLSGVGGDWDQRWARQKNWIFKEKYNYDYEDEEEWSPWSPCSVTCGSGNQKRTRSCGYACTATESRTCDLPRCPGAEGEMVFPTEETPFRSDNTTELFNSDVDSCEKWLNCKSDFLTKYLSKVLTDLPSCPCSYPLEAVYSAVNLRDERQGKSFRWRDASGPKERLDIYKPTARFCLRSMLSLDSTTLAAQHCCYDEHTRLITRGKGAGVPNLISTEFSPELHYKVDMLPWILCKGDWSRYHAVRPPNNGQRCADNPAEEEYLSQLQEAKEY from the exons ATGGAG GTCTCTGCCTCGTCTGACCCCCGTGCTGCTGGGGACGAGGAGCTGCCGCCATCGGGCAAGGCGCGGGGCCTGCGGCGGAGCGGGCAGGCGGGCCCACGGCGGCACCGGCGTCGTGGAGCTGCTCAGCAGGTGGCGAGGAGCCCGGCGGTGCCCCAGCCCGGCGGTGCCGGCCGGGAGGAGAGCCTGCCCTTCGTGCTGGACCTGCAGAGCTTGCCCGGGCTGGCCAACGTCGACCTTAGTGCCCAGAACCCCAACATCcag GTGACCATTGAAGTAGTGGACGATCCTCAGGCTGAGATGGAGATGGACTTGTTGAAGGAGACGAGCAATGACTGGTCCTTGACATCGTCTGAGTGGCTGTCCCACAAGGACCTCTTCTGGCCTCTTTTCTGGGAATACACTGACCCcactgaggaagaagaggaggaggaggaagaggaggaagaggatgacAATCTGGATGTAGGggacagggaggaggaggaggaagaggaagaggaggaagaagaggaggaggaagaggaggaagattACACAACAGCAGACTATGAGGAGGAGGAGTCCATGCTCAGTGGAGTAGGAGGTGACTGGGACCAGCGGTGGGCTAGGCAGAAGAACTGGatctttaaggaaaaatataattatg ACTATGAAGATGAGGAAGAATGGAGCCCGTGGTCCCCTTGCAGCGTCACCTGTGGCAGCGGCAACCAGAAGAGGACCCGGTCCTGTGGCTATGCCTGCACAGCAACAGAGTCAAGAACCTGCGACCTGCCACGCTGCCCTG gagcagagggagaaatGGTCTTCCCCACAGAGGAGACTCCTTTCAGAAGTGACAACACCACGGAGCTGTTCAACTCGG ATGTGGACAGCTGCGAGAAGTGGCTGAACTGCAAGAGCGACTTCCTCACCAAGTACCTCAGCAAAGTGCTGACGGACCTGCccagctgcccctgctcctACCCGCTGGAGGCCGTTTACAGCGCTGTCAACCTGCGGGATGAGCGGCAGGGAAAGAGCTTCCGCTGGCGGGATGCCAGCGGCCCCAAGGAGCGCCTGGACATCTACAAGCCGACGGCGCGCTTCTGCCTGCGCTCCATGCTCTCTCTGGACAGCACAACGCTGGCggcccagcactgctgctatGACGAGCACACCCGCCTCATCACCCGGGGCAAGGGTGCCGGCGTCCCCAACCTCATCAGCACCGAGTTCTCCCCAGAGCTGCACTACAAGGTGGACATGCTGCCCTGGATCCTCTGCAAGGGCGACTGGAGCCGGTACCATGCCGTGCGGCCGCCCAACAATGGGCAGCGGTGTGCCGACAACCCGGCCGAGGAGGAGtacctctcccagctgcaggaggccaAGGAGTACTAG